One part of the Parabacteroides distasonis ATCC 8503 genome encodes these proteins:
- a CDS encoding acyloxyacyl hydrolase → MIKSKMISFYIAVMMIWTCTVKAQDDDKSIIHKIGFDVRPSYVAPTSKFLKDDGYGNGLTLRKAASFHLKYGFQLNPNSKEGQLYPHTYQGIGVSYNTFGNRQEVGNPWAAYVFQSSRIAKISSRLSFDYEWNFGASFGWHPYDDNNNYRNKIIGSKINAYINLGFFLNAKLSRYCNLLVGADLTHYSNGNTHLPNAGLNTIGGRIGLVYTLNPIEESHHEIGTARSLPANQLYLSSFWQRVSYDVILYGATRAKGVMLGDEAHIFPGQFGILGFNLNPMYKFNRFLKAGISLDGQYDESANIYSDEIIQVGEEPRFYRPPLHEQIGIGLSARGEFTMPFFSINIGVGHNLFYNKGDLKGLYQILALKVSVTRNLFLHVGYQLHKFHNPNNLMLGVGYRFHN, encoded by the coding sequence ATGATAAAAAGCAAGATGATAAGCTTTTACATAGCGGTCATGATGATATGGACCTGTACGGTAAAAGCTCAAGATGATGATAAATCCATTATCCACAAAATAGGATTCGACGTACGTCCCTCGTATGTCGCCCCTACTAGTAAATTCCTCAAAGATGACGGCTATGGAAACGGGCTTACTTTACGTAAGGCGGCTTCATTCCATTTGAAATACGGATTCCAACTGAATCCTAACTCTAAGGAGGGCCAGCTTTATCCGCACACTTACCAAGGAATAGGCGTCTCTTATAATACCTTTGGAAACCGGCAGGAAGTTGGTAATCCTTGGGCGGCGTATGTTTTCCAAAGCTCCCGCATCGCCAAAATTTCTTCCCGGCTATCCTTCGATTATGAGTGGAATTTCGGAGCCTCATTTGGTTGGCATCCGTATGATGATAACAATAATTACCGCAATAAGATCATCGGTTCTAAGATCAATGCCTATATCAATCTGGGCTTTTTCCTCAACGCGAAACTATCCCGTTATTGCAACCTGCTTGTCGGGGCGGATTTAACGCACTACTCAAACGGAAATACTCATCTTCCGAATGCGGGATTGAATACGATTGGTGGCCGGATCGGACTCGTCTACACGCTCAATCCTATCGAGGAAAGCCATCATGAGATAGGTACCGCACGTTCCTTACCGGCAAATCAATTATACCTCTCCAGCTTTTGGCAACGTGTCAGTTACGATGTCATCCTATATGGTGCGACCCGTGCTAAGGGGGTTATGCTAGGTGATGAGGCCCATATTTTTCCAGGTCAGTTCGGCATCCTCGGATTCAACCTCAACCCGATGTACAAATTCAACCGGTTCCTAAAAGCAGGTATCTCCCTAGACGGCCAATATGACGAAAGCGCAAATATTTATTCCGACGAGATCATCCAAGTCGGCGAAGAACCCCGATTCTACCGCCCGCCCCTCCATGAGCAAATCGGTATCGGCCTCTCTGCCCGTGGCGAATTCACCATGCCATTCTTCTCGATCAATATAGGAGTCGGACATAATTTATTTTACAACAAGGGCGACCTGAAAGGATTATACCAGATCCTAGCCCTCAAGGTATCGGTTACACGAAATTTATTCCTGCATGTCGGATACCAACTGCACAAATTTCATAATCCGAATAACTTGATGTTGGGGGTTGGGTATAGGTTCCATAATTAG
- a CDS encoding alanine/glycine:cation symporter family protein, with the protein MELLNNWINGVNDILWSYILIIMLLGCAVWFTIKSRFVQFRMIGEMIRLLGDSAGKGEKGEKHISSFQAFAVSLASRVGTGNLAGVATAVAIGGPGSVFWMWLIALLGSSSAFVESTLAQLYKEKGKDSFIGGPAYYMLHGLGLRWMGVLFAVLISITFGFAFNSVQSNTICAAWEGAFGIDHAWIGAILTVLTLIVIFGGIQRIARVSSIVVPVMALGYIALALGIVLFNITRLPAVIETILSNAFGWEQAIGGSVGAALMQGIKRGLFSNEAGMGSAPNVAATAHVSHPVKQGLIQALGVFTDTLIICTCTAFIILFSGAPLDGSINGVQLTQQALSNEVGSIGSTFVALAILLFAFSSIIGNYYYGEANIRFITSKRSVLFIYRILVGGMVMFGALASLDLAWSLADVTMGLMTICNLIAISLLSRQAFLLLQDYVAQKKAGIKSPVFDKNKIPELKDKAQCW; encoded by the coding sequence ATGGAGCTATTGAATAATTGGATCAACGGAGTCAACGATATATTATGGTCATACATCCTTATTATCATGTTATTGGGATGCGCCGTATGGTTTACGATAAAAAGTAGGTTCGTGCAATTCCGCATGATTGGCGAGATGATCCGATTATTAGGCGATTCTGCCGGGAAAGGAGAAAAAGGGGAAAAGCATATCTCCTCTTTCCAAGCCTTCGCCGTATCTTTAGCCAGCCGTGTAGGGACCGGAAACCTAGCCGGTGTAGCGACAGCCGTAGCGATCGGCGGACCCGGATCCGTATTCTGGATGTGGCTGATCGCTTTACTTGGTTCTTCCAGCGCATTCGTGGAGTCTACGTTAGCTCAATTATATAAAGAAAAAGGGAAAGACTCGTTCATTGGCGGTCCCGCTTACTATATGCTACATGGTTTGGGGTTACGATGGATGGGGGTATTATTTGCCGTATTGATTTCGATAACCTTTGGCTTTGCCTTTAATTCCGTACAAAGCAATACGATCTGCGCAGCTTGGGAAGGCGCTTTTGGCATCGATCATGCTTGGATCGGAGCGATTCTTACGGTACTTACGTTAATCGTCATATTCGGAGGTATTCAGCGCATCGCAAGAGTAAGCAGTATTGTCGTACCGGTCATGGCATTAGGATATATAGCATTGGCGTTGGGAATCGTACTGTTTAATATTACCCGCCTACCCGCTGTTATAGAAACCATTCTGTCAAACGCTTTTGGTTGGGAACAGGCGATAGGCGGTAGTGTCGGAGCGGCGTTGATGCAAGGGATTAAACGAGGTCTATTCAGTAATGAGGCCGGTATGGGATCGGCACCGAATGTAGCGGCTACGGCGCATGTCTCCCATCCAGTCAAACAAGGATTGATCCAAGCATTAGGCGTATTTACCGACACGCTGATTATCTGTACCTGCACGGCGTTCATCATCTTGTTTAGCGGAGCGCCATTAGACGGCTCCATCAATGGAGTCCAGCTCACGCAACAAGCTTTGAGTAACGAGGTGGGTAGCATCGGTAGTACGTTTGTCGCTTTAGCGATCCTTTTATTCGCGTTCAGTAGTATTATCGGTAATTACTATTACGGAGAAGCGAATATTCGTTTTATCACGTCCAAGAGAAGTGTCTTATTTATTTATCGTATATTAGTCGGTGGAATGGTCATGTTCGGTGCGTTGGCTAGTTTAGACTTGGCTTGGAGCCTAGCGGACGTGACCATGGGACTGATGACGATCTGCAATTTGATCGCGATCTCATTGTTGAGCCGTCAAGCGTTCCTATTATTACAGGATTACGTAGCCCAAAAGAAAGCGGGTATTAAAAGCCCTGTATTCGATAAGAACAAGATACCCGAGTTGAAAGACAAAGCGCAGTGTTGGTGA
- a CDS encoding M16 family metallopeptidase encodes MDYIAHTLPNGLRMVHLPVNSPVSYCGFAVNAGTRDENEDEFGLAHFVEHMIFKGTEKRKAWHILNRMENVGGELNAYTTKEETFVYSIFMEEDFGRAFELLTDLVFHSQFPKQEIEKEVDVILDEINSYEDSPSELIFDEFENLLYKGHALGHNILGDEGSLLRFDSESGRSFMRRFYAPENMVFFSMGRKDFKNILKSAESALSDISFPMAERIRKAPDPIEACVRQIHKDTHQAHVLIGGRAFSMHDKKRIPLFLLNNILGGPGMNNRLNVSLREKHGLVYNVESNITSYTDTGLASIYFGTDPKNREKAMRLVHKELARLRDVKLSATQLAAAKKQVIGQLGVSGDNREGLFLGLGKSYLHYNRYDTLPEVFAQIEKITAGQILDVANEVFAPERLFCLIYE; translated from the coding sequence ATGGATTATATCGCTCATACATTGCCGAATGGACTTCGCATGGTACATCTCCCGGTTAATTCCCCGGTTTCTTACTGCGGTTTCGCCGTGAACGCCGGTACACGGGATGAGAACGAGGATGAATTTGGCTTGGCGCATTTCGTTGAACACATGATCTTCAAAGGTACGGAGAAACGGAAAGCGTGGCATATCCTGAATCGTATGGAGAACGTAGGAGGGGAGTTGAATGCCTATACTACGAAGGAAGAGACCTTTGTTTATTCCATTTTTATGGAGGAGGATTTTGGCCGGGCGTTTGAGCTATTGACCGATCTGGTTTTCCATTCCCAATTCCCCAAACAGGAGATCGAGAAGGAGGTAGATGTCATCTTGGATGAGATCAATTCGTATGAGGATAGTCCTTCGGAACTTATATTCGACGAGTTTGAGAACTTGCTTTATAAGGGTCATGCCCTCGGGCATAATATCTTAGGGGATGAGGGATCTCTTCTTCGCTTTGACTCCGAGTCCGGTCGTTCTTTCATGCGTCGTTTCTACGCCCCGGAGAATATGGTGTTCTTCTCGATGGGACGAAAAGACTTCAAGAATATCTTGAAATCAGCGGAATCCGCTTTAAGCGATATCTCTTTCCCGATGGCTGAACGGATCCGGAAAGCTCCGGACCCCATCGAGGCTTGCGTACGCCAGATCCATAAAGATACCCATCAAGCCCATGTACTGATCGGTGGCCGGGCTTTCAGTATGCACGACAAAAAACGTATCCCTTTGTTCTTGTTGAACAATATCTTAGGTGGTCCGGGCATGAATAACCGCTTGAATGTCTCCTTGCGGGAAAAGCATGGCTTGGTCTATAACGTAGAATCCAATATAACCTCTTATACCGATACCGGACTAGCCAGTATCTATTTCGGGACAGACCCGAAGAACCGTGAGAAAGCGATGCGTTTGGTGCATAAGGAATTGGCCCGTTTACGTGACGTAAAGCTGTCCGCCACTCAATTAGCCGCCGCCAAGAAGCAGGTAATCGGTCAACTGGGCGTGTCGGGCGATAACCGGGAGGGTCTTTTCCTTGGCTTAGGAAAAAGCTACCTCCATTACAACCGTTACGACACCCTCCCTGAAGTATTCGCCCAGATCGAGAAAATAACCGCCGGGCAAATCCTAGACGTGGCGAATGAGGTGTTCGCTCCGGAACGGTTGTTTTGCTTGATTTATGAGTGA
- a CDS encoding TonB-dependent receptor has protein sequence MKRMMIWIILLGGMVQGAFAQNLEIKGMVRDARNKEILEFANVVLQTMDSSFVAGTTTDMKGHFLLNKIKKGSYILSVSSLGFKTEYISLEGLSKNISLGEISLNDDAVSLDGVTVSASAQTSHADKKVVFPSDRQMKASGNGMDLLQQMMLPRVQVDLLNNEIKATGNGVVQVRINGVKVEQDEIKALNPSDIIRIEYHDNPGLRYGNADIVLDYIVRRPDTGGSFGLDMAQGINSMWGEHNAWGKINHKNSEWGASYRIGPRDFYGMKRNNEEEFHLANGTTLNRVEIGEPSRARLFMHNLNVNYSYQKPDKYMFNATFRYRNNHQPHWDYQGVLMNKANPEDKVDMIDLSGSAYQAPALDLYYQRDLKHNQTLVFNVVGTYNQTKSTRIYQESKHEQLLTDVNNVVDGDKYSIIGEAIYEKKLTNGNRLSGGLRHNQSFSDNSYINGHNYKTHMEQMESSVYAEFKGKVKKLDYSLGVTVNRSSYSQRGEDADYERYTVSPRLTLFYALPGESSIRLKSTMGNVTPSLGELSAIDQVIDSLQIQRGNPNLKSYMSYYTELNYEFRKGLFYVNALGAYEYQPDAIMDEKYLEGNKIIQTWDNQKNWQRVVASANLRVGPIKDILQFSVNGGMNHYMSNGNTYTHRYTNWWCEANVSATWKKWSLWYMVMTNWNWFKGETMSGGENIQGIQLGYRHKDLMVGLRVINPFTDNYKQETENWNQYASFRRSNYIKESSRLFIATISYNFSFGRKFSAGQKKVNNADNDSGVMSTGK, from the coding sequence ATGAAACGGATGATGATTTGGATCATACTGCTAGGCGGTATGGTACAGGGAGCTTTTGCTCAGAACTTGGAGATAAAGGGAATGGTGCGGGACGCTCGCAACAAAGAAATCTTGGAATTTGCAAATGTGGTATTGCAAACAATGGACTCTTCTTTTGTAGCGGGTACGACTACGGATATGAAGGGGCATTTTTTATTAAATAAGATTAAAAAAGGGAGTTATATTCTATCTGTCTCTAGTCTAGGCTTTAAGACGGAGTATATTTCCTTGGAAGGCTTGTCCAAGAATATTTCTTTGGGAGAAATATCCTTAAATGATGATGCGGTATCCTTAGACGGGGTGACGGTTAGCGCCTCTGCCCAGACGAGCCATGCCGATAAAAAAGTGGTCTTCCCATCGGATCGCCAGATGAAGGCTTCGGGAAACGGTATGGATTTGTTGCAGCAGATGATGCTACCGAGAGTGCAGGTGGATTTGTTGAACAACGAGATCAAGGCCACGGGAAATGGGGTAGTCCAAGTGCGTATCAATGGCGTGAAGGTGGAACAGGATGAGATCAAGGCCTTGAATCCCTCGGATATCATCCGTATAGAATATCATGATAACCCGGGCTTACGTTACGGCAATGCCGATATCGTGCTGGATTATATTGTTCGCCGGCCGGATACGGGAGGTAGTTTTGGTCTGGACATGGCGCAAGGTATCAATTCCATGTGGGGTGAACATAATGCTTGGGGAAAGATCAATCATAAGAACTCGGAATGGGGCGCTTCTTATCGGATCGGTCCTCGTGATTTCTATGGAATGAAACGGAATAACGAGGAAGAGTTCCATTTAGCGAATGGAACGACCTTGAACCGTGTGGAAATAGGCGAACCTTCGCGCGCTCGTTTGTTCATGCATAACCTGAATGTGAACTATAGCTATCAAAAGCCGGATAAGTATATGTTTAACGCCACGTTCCGCTACCGGAATAATCATCAACCGCATTGGGATTATCAAGGAGTCTTGATGAATAAGGCGAATCCGGAGGATAAAGTGGATATGATCGATCTATCGGGATCAGCCTATCAAGCTCCTGCGCTGGATTTATATTACCAACGGGATTTGAAGCATAACCAGACCTTGGTGTTTAACGTGGTAGGGACTTATAACCAAACGAAATCGACCCGTATCTATCAAGAGAGTAAACATGAACAATTGTTGACTGATGTAAATAATGTGGTGGATGGTGATAAATACTCGATTATCGGCGAGGCTATCTATGAGAAGAAATTAACGAATGGTAATCGGTTGAGCGGCGGTTTACGCCATAACCAATCTTTCTCGGATAACAGTTATATCAATGGGCATAACTATAAGACGCATATGGAACAGATGGAGAGTTCCGTATATGCGGAGTTCAAGGGAAAGGTGAAAAAACTGGATTACTCGTTGGGTGTGACCGTGAATCGCTCGTCTTATAGTCAACGGGGTGAGGATGCGGATTATGAACGTTATACGGTGAGTCCCCGGTTGACCTTGTTTTATGCTTTGCCCGGGGAGTCTTCCATCCGTTTGAAATCAACGATGGGGAATGTGACTCCTTCTTTGGGTGAGTTGAGTGCGATTGACCAAGTGATCGATTCCTTGCAAATACAGCGGGGTAATCCCAACCTGAAGTCTTATATGAGTTATTATACGGAATTGAATTACGAGTTTCGCAAAGGTCTGTTTTACGTGAATGCCTTGGGCGCTTATGAGTATCAGCCGGACGCTATCATGGACGAGAAATATCTGGAAGGAAATAAGATCATCCAGACTTGGGATAATCAGAAAAACTGGCAACGGGTTGTCGCGTCTGCCAATTTGCGGGTCGGTCCGATCAAGGACATCTTGCAATTTTCTGTCAATGGTGGTATGAACCATTATATGAGTAACGGTAATACCTACACGCATCGATATACGAACTGGTGGTGCGAGGCGAATGTTTCCGCTACATGGAAGAAATGGTCGCTTTGGTATATGGTAATGACAAATTGGAACTGGTTTAAGGGCGAGACGATGAGTGGGGGTGAGAATATCCAAGGAATTCAACTCGGTTATCGGCATAAGGACTTGATGGTTGGCCTGCGTGTCATCAATCCGTTTACGGATAATTATAAGCAGGAGACGGAGAACTGGAACCAATACGCCTCTTTCCGCCGTTCAAATTATATCAAGGAAAGTTCTCGCTTATTCATCGCGACGATCTCCTATAATTTCTCCTTCGGCCGTAAGTTCAGCGCCGGCCAGAAGAAGGTGAATAACGCTGATAATGACTCCGGTGTGATGAGTACCGGTAAGTAA
- a CDS encoding ATP-binding protein produces MGNIVRKLPIGIQSFDKLRTENYLYVDKTEFIYQMAYQGVPYFLSRPRRFGKSLLLSTFKAYFEGKKELFRGLAIEKLETEWKEHPVLHFSLNAELYDSRKALENMLERQLREWEKIYDTGGEGITYSGRFMTIIRRAAEITGRKVVVLIDEYDKPLLRNLHNEELQNEFRELLTAFYTVLKDADPWLRFVFITGVTKFAQVGIFSNLNHLNDISLAPQYAALCGMTLPEIEATFQPELYALAEANKLSYEDTIEKITRRYDGYHFDFRSGIALYNPFSVLNVLSKQVFYDYWFASGTPTFLAEMLRKTNYDIRELDGIEVSEVSLSDDRANINNPVPMIYQSGYLTIKSYDERFRLYTLGYPNEEVKYGFLNFVASMYAHLPETETPFYIGKFIQELESGNTEAFLTRLKAFFADIPYELNDRTERHYQVVFYIVFKLLGQFTEAEVRSAQGRADAIVKTPRYIYVFEFKLRGTAEEAIRQIDDRGYLIPYTADEREVVKVGVAFDAATRNLGEWLIEKTL; encoded by the coding sequence ATGGGAAATATCGTCCGAAAATTACCGATAGGCATACAGAGTTTTGACAAACTACGTACAGAGAACTATTTGTATGTTGACAAGACCGAGTTCATTTATCAAATGGCATACCAAGGTGTCCCTTATTTCCTAAGCCGCCCCCGGCGATTCGGGAAAAGCTTGCTGCTATCGACATTCAAGGCTTATTTCGAGGGGAAGAAAGAATTGTTCCGGGGATTAGCCATAGAGAAACTAGAGACCGAGTGGAAAGAGCATCCGGTACTTCATTTCAGCCTCAACGCCGAGTTGTACGATAGCCGCAAGGCATTGGAGAATATGCTGGAACGCCAGTTGAGGGAATGGGAAAAAATATATGATACCGGAGGTGAGGGTATCACCTATTCCGGACGGTTCATGACCATCATACGAAGGGCGGCGGAGATAACCGGAAGGAAGGTGGTCGTACTGATCGACGAGTACGATAAGCCATTACTTAGGAACCTGCACAACGAAGAGCTACAGAACGAGTTCCGGGAATTATTGACCGCTTTCTATACGGTCCTCAAAGATGCCGATCCTTGGCTGCGCTTCGTATTCATAACCGGTGTCACCAAGTTCGCGCAAGTCGGTATTTTCAGCAACCTAAATCATTTGAACGACATCAGCCTAGCCCCGCAATACGCGGCCCTTTGTGGCATGACATTGCCCGAGATCGAGGCGACTTTCCAGCCGGAGCTTTATGCCTTGGCCGAGGCGAATAAGCTTTCATACGAAGATACCATCGAGAAAATTACACGCCGATACGACGGCTACCATTTTGATTTCCGCAGCGGTATCGCCCTTTATAACCCGTTTAGCGTATTGAACGTGTTGAGTAAACAGGTCTTTTACGACTATTGGTTTGCTTCCGGTACCCCGACATTCTTGGCGGAGATGTTACGGAAAACGAATTACGATATACGGGAGCTGGACGGGATAGAGGTATCCGAGGTATCCCTTTCGGACGATCGGGCGAACATCAATAATCCCGTGCCCATGATTTATCAAAGCGGATATTTGACAATCAAAAGCTACGATGAACGTTTTCGGTTATATACGTTAGGATACCCGAATGAGGAAGTTAAATATGGATTTTTGAATTTTGTTGCCTCCATGTATGCGCATTTACCGGAAACCGAGACTCCCTTTTATATCGGAAAGTTCATTCAAGAGCTGGAAAGCGGAAACACCGAGGCTTTCCTCACCCGCCTAAAGGCTTTCTTCGCCGACATACCCTACGAGCTGAATGACCGGACCGAGCGTCATTACCAAGTGGTTTTCTACATCGTATTCAAGCTACTAGGGCAATTCACCGAGGCCGAGGTACGTTCGGCCCAAGGACGTGCCGATGCCATTGTAAAAACTCCTCGCTACATCTACGTATTCGAGTTTAAGCTGAGAGGTACGGCGGAAGAGGCGATTCGGCAAATCGACGATCGAGGCTATCTGATTCCTTATACGGCCGACGAACGGGAAGTAGTCAAAGTGGGGGTCGCTTTCGACGCAGCCACTCGCAACTTAGGTGAATGGCTGATTGAAAAAACATTGTAA
- a CDS encoding carbohydrate kinase family protein, which produces MRKVFGIGETILDIIFRNDQPQKAVPGGSVFNGLISLGRLNVPVSFISELGNDRVGDMIRDFMEDNHITTEFVDRFPDGKSPISLAFLDDDKNANYIFYKDYPAQRLEVPLPKIEKDDIFVFGSYYSLNPVLRTRMVEFLQYAQERKAIIYYDPNFRKAHAHEAIRLMPTVLENLEFADIVRGSDEDFQNLYGKSDAQEVYKEHIQFYCDRFLTTHGANGVNLHTRNFTRHFDSPQIQPLSTIGAGDNFNAGIIYGLLKYDVRHADLPSLDQDTWGKIIRCGMDLASEVCQSYDNYISKEFAAKYVSQS; this is translated from the coding sequence ATGAGAAAAGTCTTTGGTATAGGAGAAACCATCCTCGATATCATTTTCAGGAACGACCAACCACAGAAGGCCGTTCCCGGTGGCTCCGTCTTCAACGGATTGATATCATTAGGTCGATTGAATGTCCCCGTATCCTTTATCAGCGAGCTGGGCAACGACCGGGTTGGCGACATGATTCGGGATTTCATGGAAGATAACCACATCACGACCGAGTTCGTAGACCGTTTCCCCGATGGGAAAAGTCCTATATCACTCGCTTTTCTGGACGACGATAAGAACGCTAATTATATCTTCTACAAGGATTACCCGGCGCAACGGCTGGAGGTGCCCCTGCCTAAGATCGAGAAAGACGATATTTTCGTGTTTGGCTCTTATTATTCCCTGAACCCGGTCTTGCGGACTCGTATGGTAGAATTTCTGCAATACGCCCAAGAACGGAAAGCGATCATCTATTACGATCCCAATTTCCGCAAGGCACACGCTCATGAGGCGATCCGCCTCATGCCTACCGTACTGGAAAATCTGGAATTCGCCGACATCGTCCGGGGCTCGGACGAGGACTTCCAGAACCTTTATGGCAAGAGCGACGCACAGGAGGTTTACAAAGAGCATATTCAGTTTTATTGTGATCGTTTCTTAACAACTCACGGGGCAAACGGAGTCAATCTCCACACCCGTAATTTCACACGACATTTCGATTCCCCGCAAATCCAGCCGCTTAGTACCATCGGCGCCGGCGACAATTTTAACGCGGGTATTATCTACGGACTTCTAAAGTATGACGTACGCCATGCCGACCTTCCCTCTCTGGATCAGGATACTTGGGGAAAAATCATCCGCTGCGGAATGGACCTCGCCTCCGAGGTTTGCCAAAGCTATGATAATTATATATCCAAGGAGTTCGCGGCGAAGTATGTTAGTCAGTCTTAA
- a CDS encoding SIS domain-containing protein — MVNENITSLLEQEAEAVRNIPVTPGYEEAVSLIVKHVHDLGGKLIMSGMGKAGQIALNIATTFSSTGTPAFFLHPSEAQHGDLGIVCKNDIMLLISNSGKTRELVELVDLTRGLVPDMKFIVITSNPDSPLAAEANVCLLTGAPKEVCPLGLTPTTSTTVMTVIGDILVVGTMKRIHFTNKDYAKRHHGGYLGSKSRELSKNE, encoded by the coding sequence ATGGTAAACGAAAATATCACCTCTTTATTGGAGCAGGAAGCGGAAGCGGTTCGCAACATACCCGTTACACCCGGATATGAGGAAGCGGTATCGCTTATAGTGAAACATGTACACGACCTAGGTGGAAAACTGATCATGAGTGGAATGGGTAAAGCCGGGCAAATCGCCTTGAATATCGCTACCACCTTTAGCTCGACCGGTACACCTGCTTTTTTCTTACATCCCAGCGAGGCACAACACGGAGATCTGGGAATCGTATGCAAGAACGATATCATGTTATTGATCTCCAACTCAGGAAAGACACGTGAACTGGTGGAATTGGTAGATCTCACGAGGGGTTTGGTGCCAGACATGAAATTTATCGTTATCACCAGTAACCCGGATAGTCCTCTAGCCGCCGAGGCGAACGTATGCCTGTTGACCGGCGCTCCCAAGGAAGTTTGCCCGTTAGGCCTTACGCCGACTACCTCCACGACCGTCATGACGGTAATAGGCGATATCCTCGTGGTCGGAACCATGAAGCGTATCCATTTCACCAACAAGGATTACGCCAAGCGCCATCACGGGGGCTACTTAGGCTCCAAGAGCCGTGAGCTAAGCAAGAACGAATAA
- a CDS encoding M28 family peptidase gives MRNMKIITCLLTITSLVFTACGGGSNDIEKAKSVATTEHLKRYTEAISHDSCQGRKPFSEGADRAVNYIAHQMKEVGLKPINGDSYFQQVNIISSRTRCPDPMVLKTPKGKIPLDWLEGYTAFSARIEPEIDIDNAELVFAGYGIVAPEYGKNDFEGIENPQDKVAVVIVNDPGLGSDNTDYFNGDIMTYYGRWMYKFEEGARQGLKGVLIIHEDRGAGYPWSVVRASAQSKMYVDSDSDAYHCPLNGWIQFNAAKQLLADNGYDIDQLIEQSKSPDFKPISLKSTVTVSMRNTFDRQQSPNVIGYIPGSGNTDESVIYLGHWDHLGYGAPINGDSIINGATDNAVAIAWMLEMARCFNVLKEKPRRNIVFLSPTCEETGFLGTKYYVEHPLFPIDKIAAVINLDVFPLWGENNDVTITGYGNSELDDTLAELAKKYNRYIMPDPDAYNGMFYRSDHFPFVQKGIPAMFAKGWNDNRKQGKEWAKEHIAHYWAETYHKPTDQTHPDTDDYSGLLQEVQLFFDLGYKLAQDTGYPKWKPKSEFANVLKR, from the coding sequence ATGAGAAACATGAAAATAATAACCTGTTTACTAACAATCACTTCCTTGGTTTTTACCGCTTGTGGAGGAGGAAGTAATGATATAGAGAAAGCGAAAAGCGTAGCGACCACGGAACATTTAAAGCGATACACCGAGGCCATCTCGCATGACTCCTGCCAAGGCCGTAAACCATTCTCGGAAGGGGCCGACCGTGCGGTGAACTATATCGCTCACCAAATGAAAGAGGTTGGGCTGAAACCCATCAACGGCGATTCTTATTTCCAACAGGTTAATATCATATCCTCACGCACACGATGCCCGGACCCGATGGTCCTAAAGACCCCGAAAGGGAAAATCCCCTTAGATTGGTTGGAAGGTTACACCGCTTTCTCCGCACGGATCGAGCCGGAGATCGATATAGACAACGCGGAACTGGTATTCGCCGGCTATGGGATCGTAGCCCCCGAGTATGGGAAAAATGATTTCGAGGGAATCGAGAACCCGCAGGATAAAGTAGCGGTCGTTATCGTAAATGACCCGGGACTCGGAAGCGACAACACGGATTATTTTAACGGTGATATCATGACCTATTACGGTCGTTGGATGTATAAATTCGAGGAGGGCGCCCGACAGGGATTAAAAGGAGTTTTGATCATCCATGAAGACCGGGGAGCGGGCTATCCTTGGTCGGTCGTACGAGCTTCCGCCCAATCTAAGATGTATGTGGACAGCGATAGCGATGCCTATCATTGCCCGCTAAACGGCTGGATCCAATTCAATGCCGCCAAGCAATTGCTGGCCGATAATGGCTACGACATTGACCAACTAATCGAGCAATCTAAATCGCCAGACTTCAAGCCCATCTCCTTGAAATCTACGGTAACCGTCTCGATGAGGAACACCTTCGACCGCCAGCAAAGCCCCAACGTAATCGGTTATATTCCCGGTAGCGGGAACACGGATGAGAGTGTTATTTATCTAGGCCATTGGGACCATCTAGGCTATGGAGCACCGATCAACGGCGACAGTATCATCAACGGCGCTACCGATAACGCCGTAGCCATCGCATGGATGCTCGAGATGGCACGTTGTTTCAATGTCTTGAAAGAGAAACCCCGCCGGAATATCGTCTTCCTCTCCCCTACTTGCGAGGAGACCGGATTCCTCGGTACGAAATACTATGTGGAGCACCCGTTGTTCCCGATTGATAAGATAGCCGCCGTAATCAATCTGGATGTCTTCCCGCTATGGGGCGAGAACAACGATGTCACGATCACCGGATACGGCAACTCCGAGCTGGATGATACCCTAGCCGAGCTAGCGAAGAAATACAACCGTTACATCATGCCCGACCCCGACGCTTATAACGGGATGTTCTATCGCTCCGACCATTTCCCTTTCGTACAAAAAGGCATCCCGGCCATGTTCGCCAAAGGTTGGAACGACAACCGCAAACAGGGTAAGGAGTGGGCCAAAGAGCATATCGCACATTATTGGGCGGAAACTTACCACAAACCGACCGACCAGACCCATCCCGACACGGATGATTACAGTGGTCTGTTACAAGAAGTACAATTATTCTTCGACCTCGGTTATAAACTGGCACAAGATACCGGATACCCGAAATGGAAGCCGAAGTCCGAATTCGCAAACGTCTTAAAAAGATAA